The following proteins are encoded in a genomic region of Limosilactobacillus reuteri subsp. reuteri:
- a CDS encoding phage tail domain-containing protein has translation MIQVFTQSKIKPHRYGYGDMDNPAFDPIEFSISRDGINWVSEFDNLELKGVYCYKAPDVQPANPVDNLQKVALMDGSRLLSTSYGTRELKMEMIFIGMDEGDAMLAYDALQRFLISRDPYWICFANWPQRMYYVRAKLAAPTFTSEKAWTCEVTFTDIIGLSRSVGTTQEPVLGFGNNLEVQPRYSFNSNSFTLVNTSDVLIDPERRGHPFKMTLQGSSSGKMKVTNTTTSTSIYKESGFNGSFVLDGVEPSCNGKNCSLDTDCGIITLQIGENHFKVENFNGTISFDYPDWWLS, from the coding sequence ATGATACAAGTTTTTACACAAAGTAAAATCAAACCACATCGCTATGGTTATGGAGACATGGATAATCCAGCATTCGATCCAATTGAATTTTCAATCTCAAGAGATGGTATTAATTGGGTGAGTGAATTTGATAATCTAGAATTAAAGGGTGTCTATTGTTATAAAGCCCCCGATGTTCAGCCAGCTAATCCTGTTGATAATCTACAGAAGGTAGCATTAATGGATGGATCTAGACTGTTATCTACTAGCTATGGTACTCGTGAGTTAAAAATGGAAATGATCTTTATAGGAATGGACGAAGGCGATGCAATGCTTGCTTATGATGCACTGCAACGCTTTTTAATTTCTCGTGATCCTTACTGGATCTGTTTTGCCAATTGGCCTCAACGTATGTATTATGTGCGGGCTAAGTTAGCAGCACCAACTTTTACAAGTGAAAAAGCATGGACCTGTGAAGTAACATTTACCGACATTATTGGGTTAAGTCGAAGCGTTGGAACTACACAAGAGCCTGTGCTAGGATTTGGCAATAATCTTGAGGTTCAACCTAGATATTCGTTTAACAGTAATTCATTTACTTTGGTTAATACGAGTGATGTGTTGATTGATCCTGAACGTCGCGGACATCCATTCAAGATGACATTGCAAGGCTCGTCTTCAGGAAAAATGAAAGTTACTAACACAACTACCAGTACCAGCATTTATAAGGAAAGCGGCTTTAACGGATCTTTTGTGTTAGATGGCGTTGAACCATCTTGTAACGGCAAGAATTGTTCGCTAGATACTGATTGCGGAATTATTACGTTACAGATTGGCGAAAATCATTTCAAAGTCGAAAACTTCAACGGGACAATTTCATTTGATTATCCGGACTGGTGGTTATCATGA
- a CDS encoding phage tail protein produces MSEFVWLTNGISNKLATEARKADWQDMHTSFKANFQLSSAYEISFTLTYTEQYKDAFNLVKEKRYVNYRGHDYLIQQVEAKHDENGLATLQVTATHRLIDAMKDIVLYSTIPTEGNPEVSGGGSSDSGDGDSGDPQPGIVTKQTAVQQTYPLNERLDHFFNPNEWGITYKLHGNFPQAAVDCTGSLYEWLNSNLKLFGAYWKPDSDMVVGIYDLESLKKPTNKVFRYLHDMSNVDIQSDATNLINDVWVYGGKMEKDITSVLGPGGQTNGATEPQNGDWTPVIQNAASLIGEKLSDADIANIKNRIRIESNGNETIQNNWDSNAQAGHPSIGLVQFIQSTFDYYCRPPYTDIRKGLDQLIAMMNIPNWRQQIAGSGGWSPHGAPISKATIDIKSVVDNSWGWPFPCGEGHFLGGQLFGVNPGGEFRRNGFHDGLDFGSIDHPGNEVHAIHSGEVKTISWGDGGIGFYVVIQDSSGLNVEYQEAFSNQSNITVRVGQQVKTGDVIGYRTTNHLHVGITKHNFPEAFSHAFSNDGTWIDPLSTIKTGIANGGSTPVSSSDGESTTSTTSETYYSLVYHFENQESIDKYGRRKGAPITVDSIYDLDALKKYAENTVQYNPDTTLTISDFTGEAELGEVIRLIVPERNLNTDVTLVGVSGNSDYFDPNGVKELAFNNTGLAMKDVNAAIMKDLHDINTGTPQLNYYGATGGREEDHWANIKFNDKQMDYLKSVTKAGGEIKKDGNKH; encoded by the coding sequence ATGAGTGAGTTTGTATGGCTAACTAACGGAATTAGTAATAAGCTGGCAACGGAAGCACGTAAAGCCGATTGGCAGGATATGCACACATCATTTAAGGCTAATTTTCAGTTGAGTTCAGCTTATGAAATCTCATTTACACTAACTTATACCGAGCAATATAAAGATGCTTTTAATCTAGTCAAAGAAAAACGCTATGTAAATTATCGTGGTCATGATTACCTAATCCAGCAAGTGGAAGCCAAACATGATGAAAATGGATTGGCTACCCTGCAAGTAACGGCTACTCATCGGCTAATTGATGCTATGAAAGATATAGTCCTTTATTCAACAATTCCGACAGAAGGAAATCCTGAGGTTAGCGGTGGCGGTAGTAGTGATTCTGGAGATGGTGATAGTGGTGATCCACAACCGGGTATTGTCACTAAACAAACCGCCGTTCAACAGACCTATCCACTAAACGAACGATTGGATCATTTCTTTAATCCAAACGAATGGGGAATCACTTACAAGCTACATGGTAATTTCCCACAAGCAGCAGTTGACTGTACTGGTTCGTTATATGAATGGTTGAACAGTAACTTAAAATTATTTGGTGCTTATTGGAAACCAGATAGTGACATGGTTGTTGGCATTTATGATCTGGAAAGTTTAAAAAAGCCTACTAATAAAGTGTTTCGTTACCTTCATGATATGTCTAACGTAGACATTCAAAGCGATGCTACGAATTTAATTAATGATGTTTGGGTTTACGGCGGAAAAATGGAAAAAGACATTACTTCTGTTCTTGGACCAGGCGGTCAAACCAACGGAGCTACCGAACCACAAAATGGTGACTGGACGCCGGTTATACAGAATGCTGCTTCATTAATTGGAGAAAAATTATCAGATGCTGATATTGCTAACATTAAAAATCGAATACGAATTGAATCAAATGGTAATGAAACAATTCAAAATAATTGGGATAGCAATGCACAGGCAGGCCATCCGTCAATTGGATTAGTACAGTTCATTCAATCGACATTTGATTATTATTGCCGTCCACCTTATACCGATATTCGCAAAGGATTAGATCAGTTAATCGCGATGATGAACATTCCAAACTGGCGACAACAAATTGCCGGTTCTGGCGGTTGGTCTCCACATGGTGCTCCAATTAGTAAAGCTACCATTGACATTAAATCAGTCGTTGATAACAGCTGGGGATGGCCTTTCCCGTGTGGAGAGGGTCATTTCCTTGGCGGTCAGTTATTTGGAGTTAATCCGGGCGGTGAGTTTCGTCGTAATGGATTCCATGATGGCTTAGACTTTGGCTCGATTGATCACCCGGGAAATGAAGTCCATGCTATCCATAGCGGAGAAGTAAAGACGATCAGTTGGGGTGACGGAGGAATTGGATTCTATGTAGTTATTCAAGATTCTTCCGGACTCAATGTTGAATATCAAGAGGCTTTTTCCAATCAAAGTAATATTACTGTAAGAGTAGGTCAGCAAGTTAAAACAGGCGATGTAATCGGCTATCGAACCACTAATCATCTGCATGTTGGTATTACCAAACATAACTTTCCGGAAGCTTTTAGTCACGCTTTCAGCAATGACGGGACGTGGATTGATCCGCTTAGTACAATTAAAACTGGTATTGCTAATGGAGGCTCTACGCCTGTAAGTAGTAGTGATGGGGAGTCAACTACTTCAACTACTAGTGAAACCTATTACTCACTTGTATATCATTTTGAAAATCAAGAAAGTATCGACAAATACGGAAGACGAAAGGGTGCACCTATTACAGTTGATAGCATTTATGATCTGGATGCATTGAAGAAGTATGCTGAAAATACTGTTCAATACAATCCCGATACAACACTTACTATCAGCGACTTTACAGGTGAAGCAGAACTTGGCGAGGTTATTAGATTAATTGTTCCAGAGCGTAATCTAAATACTGATGTCACGCTTGTTGGCGTATCCGGTAATAGCGATTATTTTGATCCAAATGGAGTTAAGGAATTGGCCTTTAATAATACTGGCTTAGCGATGAAAGATGTTAATGCAGCCATTATGAAAGACCTTCATGACATTAATACAGGTACACCTCAATTAAACTACTATGGAGCAACTGGTGGACGTGAAGAAGATCACTGGGCCAATATTAAATTTAATGACAAGCAGATGGACTACTTAAAATCAGTAACTAAAGCAGGAGGTGAGATTAAGAAAGATGGCAACAAACACTGA
- a CDS encoding pyocin knob domain-containing protein, with the protein MATNTDGREEIKPVAPTEQTKWRDPSLVGKYMVDPKTGLAGLFRSPDNGETWVLTDTVYGHVYNQDEVDNIWDNGAAHKVADEIKSATADLPNVRKQADEAVKFAESAIAASKVNSDAIVAQSSAVVEAKSAMDSATAEIQQLKANAASDVAQIESTIAEVQAGVNQAKSANKSAVQAVQAELKLTSDSMDKVEKRLDEVDTSLDTYAKSATEQGHDITLIKQKQGQFEADFASAQGNVNQIQADIKGLRQNVKDNQGNIATLLTSADKLQASMTDAEKNISNLLLTASKYEQTFKDQDGRLSKVEQTATEHTSVLADAKGNIDKVTQKADNLQLLLSDAQKNIQNIQLDAKGLHDTLTGQNNQLASLNVTLNNLDSKYSGITGDLQSKQTALSTEQQQTKDMLLRKADRSEVDSVKGTVNQVSAEQKTMADQINQKVSSVEYQTLKDKVNGMKIGTRNLLHHSDTFDGWIKGYSVAVTADKYLDGRIAILGGAGVDGGQLTTFLDGPYNDDLVTWVVYARAENAGDKMHTELWGGGGCTDQSLTTKWQAYKFSGHRNIDHPDFYLWGCVGNKGNIYVALPFAVVGNYIGTWLANPTDTITSINKNATAIDENSKLISLMAKQTEVDNVKNTAQQISSRLDILAGEVKSKVDETRVNSIVDGKGYATTSTVQSLVDQKAGTLSDTITELDRKIGDNHSDSIKRIQSLTASIDGLQSRVTNYQNDTSSKYTQLSNMIQSKVSASDFNALKDKATWKSTDSIDLNTAVLQQKIFVKGGSNLPPGNYWWYVQVEPGYDSRIVQYAVSDRDNIHYSRQYDGSKWSAWTQDASESEITQLRDDINLRVQKGELLSQINLTAGNTLIQSNKLYLDASSVVITGTAFIPSAAIASLSADKINTGTLNTDKISLSNGHVRLSSDDDHFYVQTEENAVNNPTTRFNFDGIDFMDSSYGKEVPQYSIGYDTSSADRHLYINAFDHFNSGGTTASQLWYSMVPAISLNNQEINFAAKGNMHMQVVDGGVNIKPTLFFQNNTNNGTYTGFTRLDNSNTVEFNTGDNNGENFHVNSGARFMKYVYFNDYCRAQGWLTYSTLSKKTNIKKLDTSLALDKIRQDDQYLYEYKRNVAKGVYDPQASFIIDDVNDVSQYSVPREFIDQSGKYREPSVELSYLIAAFQEIDKQVQTQKEEIKELKEKLQHE; encoded by the coding sequence ATGGCAACAAACACTGATGGACGTGAAGAAATTAAACCTGTTGCACCAACCGAGCAGACAAAGTGGCGTGATCCCAGCCTGGTTGGCAAATACATGGTTGATCCTAAAACAGGATTGGCCGGTCTTTTTCGATCCCCTGACAATGGTGAGACTTGGGTTCTTACCGATACCGTCTATGGTCACGTTTATAATCAAGACGAGGTTGACAACATTTGGGACAACGGTGCAGCTCATAAAGTGGCAGATGAAATCAAATCTGCTACGGCTGACTTGCCAAATGTCCGTAAGCAAGCTGATGAAGCGGTAAAATTTGCTGAATCGGCTATTGCTGCAAGTAAGGTCAATAGTGATGCGATCGTTGCGCAAAGTTCGGCTGTGGTTGAAGCAAAGTCAGCAATGGATAGTGCTACGGCGGAAATTCAGCAATTAAAAGCTAACGCAGCTAGCGATGTTGCGCAAATAGAATCAACTATTGCTGAGGTACAGGCTGGTGTCAACCAAGCAAAATCTGCCAATAAATCAGCCGTCCAAGCAGTTCAAGCCGAACTTAAATTGACAAGTGACTCGATGGATAAAGTCGAAAAGCGATTAGATGAAGTTGATACTAGCCTTGACACTTATGCTAAAAGTGCTACGGAACAAGGCCATGACATCACTCTGATTAAGCAGAAACAAGGCCAGTTCGAGGCTGATTTTGCTTCTGCACAGGGAAATGTTAATCAGATTCAGGCTGATATCAAAGGTTTACGTCAGAATGTCAAAGACAATCAAGGCAATATTGCCACGTTGCTAACTTCTGCTGATAAGTTGCAAGCATCAATGACAGATGCAGAGAAAAACATATCTAACCTGCTTTTAACAGCAAGCAAGTATGAGCAAACGTTCAAAGACCAAGACGGGCGCTTGAGTAAAGTTGAGCAGACTGCTACTGAACATACGAGTGTATTGGCCGACGCAAAGGGTAATATTGATAAGGTCACGCAGAAAGCAGACAATCTGCAATTATTACTTAGCGATGCTCAAAAGAATATTCAAAATATTCAGCTTGATGCCAAAGGATTGCATGACACGTTAACTGGTCAAAATAATCAATTGGCTAGTCTTAATGTGACACTTAACAACTTAGATAGTAAGTATTCCGGTATTACTGGAGACCTGCAATCTAAACAAACGGCTTTGAGCACTGAACAACAGCAAACTAAGGATATGCTATTGCGTAAAGCTGATAGGTCCGAAGTTGATAGCGTTAAAGGAACTGTTAATCAAGTCAGTGCCGAACAAAAGACAATGGCTGACCAGATTAATCAGAAAGTGTCATCTGTCGAGTATCAGACATTGAAGGATAAAGTTAATGGGATGAAGATTGGTACTCGTAATCTTCTTCACCATTCAGACACATTTGACGGATGGATTAAAGGTTATTCAGTCGCTGTTACAGCGGATAAATATCTTGATGGTAGAATTGCTATTCTTGGAGGCGCTGGTGTAGACGGCGGACAACTTACTACTTTTCTGGATGGTCCATATAACGATGATCTAGTAACATGGGTAGTTTATGCCAGAGCAGAGAATGCTGGAGATAAAATGCATACAGAATTATGGGGAGGCGGAGGTTGTACAGATCAAAGCCTCACTACCAAATGGCAAGCTTATAAATTTTCTGGTCATAGAAATATTGATCACCCTGACTTTTATTTGTGGGGCTGCGTTGGTAACAAGGGAAATATTTATGTAGCTTTACCCTTTGCTGTTGTTGGAAATTATATTGGTACATGGTTAGCTAATCCTACTGATACCATCACCTCTATTAACAAGAATGCAACTGCTATCGATGAAAATAGTAAGCTTATTAGTTTAATGGCAAAGCAGACTGAGGTTGACAATGTAAAAAATACGGCGCAACAAATTAGTTCTCGTCTTGACATCTTAGCTGGTGAAGTTAAATCAAAAGTTGATGAAACTAGGGTTAATAGCATTGTTGACGGTAAGGGCTATGCGACAACCAGCACGGTACAATCATTAGTCGATCAAAAAGCTGGGACATTAAGCGATACTATCACAGAGCTTGACCGAAAGATTGGTGACAACCACTCCGATTCAATCAAACGTATCCAGTCACTTACGGCTTCAATTGACGGCTTGCAGTCAAGAGTTACCAACTATCAAAATGATACATCCTCAAAGTACACGCAACTTTCGAACATGATCCAGTCAAAGGTTAGTGCCAGCGACTTCAACGCTTTGAAAGACAAGGCGACGTGGAAGAGTACCGACAGCATTGACCTCAACACCGCCGTGTTACAGCAGAAGATTTTCGTCAAAGGCGGATCTAATCTGCCACCGGGTAACTATTGGTGGTACGTGCAGGTTGAACCCGGCTATGACAGCCGAATCGTCCAGTACGCCGTGTCTGACCGGGACAACATTCATTACAGCCGCCAGTACGACGGAAGTAAATGGTCTGCATGGACGCAAGATGCTAGTGAGAGTGAAATCACCCAGCTTCGTGATGATATTAATCTGCGAGTTCAAAAGGGCGAACTGCTGTCACAGATTAATTTAACGGCTGGTAATACGTTGATTCAGTCAAATAAGCTATACCTTGATGCTTCATCCGTAGTAATTACTGGAACGGCCTTTATTCCGAGTGCGGCAATTGCTAGTTTGAGTGCCGATAAGATTAATACTGGAACACTTAATACCGACAAGATATCGTTGAGTAACGGACATGTAAGACTATCATCTGATGATGACCATTTTTATGTTCAGACAGAAGAGAATGCGGTTAATAACCCTACAACTCGGTTTAATTTTGATGGTATAGACTTCATGGATAGCTCATATGGTAAAGAAGTTCCTCAATATAGCATTGGGTATGATACTTCTAGTGCTGATCGTCATTTATATATCAATGCTTTTGACCACTTTAACTCGGGTGGGACAACAGCTAGCCAACTATGGTATTCAATGGTACCCGCTATTAGTCTGAATAATCAGGAAATTAACTTTGCTGCTAAAGGTAATATGCATATGCAAGTAGTTGATGGCGGAGTAAATATTAAGCCAACGTTATTTTTCCAAAATAATACTAATAATGGGACTTATACTGGCTTTACCCGTCTTGATAATTCTAATACTGTTGAATTTAATACCGGTGATAACAACGGCGAGAACTTCCATGTTAATTCTGGTGCTCGCTTCATGAAGTATGTTTACTTCAATGATTATTGCCGAGCACAAGGATGGCTCACTTATTCGACCCTATCAAAGAAGACAAATATCAAAAAGCTTGATACTAGTCTGGCGCTAGATAAGATCCGTCAAGATGACCAATACCTTTATGAGTATAAGCGGAATGTAGCTAAGGGTGTTTACGATCCGCAAGCTAGTTTCATCATTGATGATGTGAACGATGTATCACAATACTCAGTTCCACGGGAATTTATTGATCAAAGCGGTAAATATCGTGAGCCGAGTGTTGAGCTGTCATACCTAATCGCCGCCTTTCAAGAAATTGATAAACAAGTGCAAACACAAAAAGAAGAAATCAAAGAATTAAAGGAGAAATTACAACATGAATAA
- a CDS encoding SGNH/GDSL hydrolase family protein: MTKLVAFGDSIFAGWDGKENVSANQRIPELIGQHLGWQVTNVAIGGTKYDNSSNGFTAMVNKTDVSGFDYALVSYGVNNFSWPEALATVKQNAVNGFEALKRKNPNIKILLELPTEDFRQGSKTLYDVNDAFWNQNQLDDMLIDVAKQEGLEYYDWRPDPLITYENANQTLGDGNTGVHPTKATMRAIAQRLAEKFKQMAGGTVQPSPPPHIDPPHDNPPKTDKPENKPQPPVVKTVDELRLDRLADLFGIGTNVSNGINRTLNKINELYSQMHNLMGTDSKQVQATLIAPDNALTRPLRNYVLLSFFNLEREVNELISLCNSNWLCDPETGAKTSLLRLLRVDSLATDAHYKDTVNYNWYLIENKLNTLIGYINKILKGE, encoded by the coding sequence ATGACCAAACTAGTTGCGTTTGGCGATTCAATTTTTGCTGGTTGGGACGGAAAAGAAAATGTTTCAGCCAATCAACGGATCCCTGAATTGATTGGTCAACACTTAGGCTGGCAGGTAACCAATGTAGCGATTGGCGGAACTAAGTATGACAATAGTTCAAATGGCTTTACGGCGATGGTCAATAAGACTGACGTATCAGGGTTCGACTATGCGCTAGTAAGTTATGGAGTTAATAACTTCAGCTGGCCCGAAGCCTTAGCAACTGTTAAGCAGAATGCGGTTAATGGTTTTGAGGCGTTAAAGCGTAAGAATCCTAACATTAAAATCTTGTTGGAATTGCCGACTGAGGACTTTCGACAAGGAAGCAAGACCCTTTATGATGTCAATGATGCCTTTTGGAACCAGAATCAGTTAGACGACATGTTAATTGACGTTGCCAAACAAGAAGGGCTTGAATATTACGACTGGCGCCCAGATCCATTAATCACCTACGAAAATGCTAATCAAACACTGGGTGACGGTAATACAGGAGTACACCCAACGAAAGCAACGATGCGAGCTATTGCTCAACGGCTAGCAGAGAAGTTTAAGCAAATGGCAGGCGGAACAGTTCAACCGAGTCCACCACCACATATTGACCCTCCTCACGATAATCCACCTAAAACTGATAAGCCAGAAAATAAGCCTCAACCACCAGTTGTTAAAACAGTTGATGAGTTGAGGCTTGACCGTTTAGCAGATTTATTTGGGATTGGTACCAATGTGAGTAACGGGATTAACCGGACGCTCAACAAGATTAATGAACTTTATAGCCAAATGCACAATCTTATGGGAACGGATAGTAAGCAGGTTCAGGCAACGTTAATCGCTCCCGACAATGCGCTTACTCGTCCGCTTCGCAACTATGTATTATTAAGTTTCTTCAACTTAGAGCGAGAAGTTAACGAGCTGATTAGCTTATGTAATAGCAACTGGTTATGTGACCCTGAAACGGGTGCTAAAACTAGCCTATTGCGATTGCTACGTGTTGACAGTTTGGCGACTGATGCTCATTACAAAGATACCGTTAATTACAACTGGTATCTGATTGAAAACAAATTAAACACGTTAATTGGTTATATTAATAAGATATTGAAAGGAGAATGA
- a CDS encoding BppU family phage baseplate upper protein, which produces MADLIEAKDRNNRIILDTTVSADTTVKMPAMNGHQGDNGRVVPFVIVQGPNHLPMNMQGKSIDLVGVDHDGRLKISGATYKVIDPSVGTLDFTIPGAFYQALGDYQQAYFRIKDSNNQVISTINVAFTTLAGADYMTYGDSKIFNGYVSQSMAGVEQEVANWVNQLKAMLSGTEGAADVARSAVQALLAAISANQVATFGGNNNFTGENKFHGVTEIDNLQGPARQALFNYTDNKFNGLTSQLNSITGRLANVLRTDSAWTRDYTLGGCLSRANNGNDFALSKFHIMQNVNLILGRGDVKVDNDQDFNESQIYLPWTVDNADVAIAQMYHFEGYALPRLDIDSKKLNISLKGKRHEIERLSLVIIAFDR; this is translated from the coding sequence ATGGCTGATTTAATTGAAGCTAAAGACCGCAATAATCGGATTATCCTTGATACCACAGTTTCAGCCGATACTACGGTTAAAATGCCAGCAATGAATGGTCATCAAGGCGATAACGGGCGAGTTGTGCCATTTGTTATTGTACAAGGTCCTAATCACCTGCCAATGAATATGCAAGGCAAGTCGATTGACCTTGTGGGTGTTGACCATGATGGGCGGTTAAAAATTTCTGGTGCCACTTACAAAGTAATTGATCCATCTGTTGGTACGCTTGACTTTACAATTCCGGGAGCGTTCTATCAAGCACTTGGTGATTATCAGCAAGCCTATTTCCGTATTAAGGACAGTAACAATCAAGTTATTTCAACGATTAATGTTGCCTTTACTACGCTAGCTGGTGCTGACTATATGACCTATGGAGATTCTAAAATATTCAATGGATATGTAAGTCAAAGCATGGCTGGAGTTGAACAAGAAGTTGCTAACTGGGTTAATCAGCTTAAAGCAATGCTTTCAGGAACAGAGGGAGCAGCAGATGTTGCCCGTTCAGCAGTTCAAGCATTATTAGCTGCAATCTCGGCTAACCAAGTGGCAACTTTTGGTGGGAACAATAATTTTACTGGTGAGAACAAGTTCCACGGAGTTACTGAGATTGACAACTTGCAAGGACCAGCTCGCCAAGCGCTATTCAACTATACTGATAACAAGTTCAATGGTTTAACTAGCCAGCTTAATTCGATTACTGGACGGTTAGCTAATGTATTGAGAACCGATTCCGCTTGGACTCGTGATTATACCTTAGGTGGTTGTCTGTCACGTGCTAACAACGGAAATGACTTTGCTCTCTCTAAGTTCCATATTATGCAGAATGTGAACCTAATTCTAGGACGTGGTGATGTTAAGGTCGACAATGACCAAGACTTTAATGAATCACAAATCTATCTTCCATGGACCGTTGATAACGCTGATGTGGCAATTGCACAGATGTATCACTTTGAAGGGTATGCTTTACCACGTCTTGATATTGATAGTAAGAAGCTCAATATCAGTCTTAAAGGCAAGCGCCACGAAATTGAACGACTTAGTCTTGTAATTATTGCATTTGACAGATAG
- a CDS encoding XkdX family protein has product MVEIIRMLAQQYADIRWAVEDGAITKEQYKKFTGKEYSE; this is encoded by the coding sequence ATGGTTGAGATAATTAGAATGTTGGCTCAGCAATATGCTGATATTCGCTGGGCGGTTGAAGATGGGGCAATTACGAAGGAACAATACAAGAAATTCACTGGGAAAGAATATTCAGAATAG
- a CDS encoding holin family protein, which produces MQTMHFLLAMAPPPYHQQYFQHFQGMEDNWIIWLFVWVIIIDIITGTARSLVTHHTTSTKGTSGLIKHGILLIIILTLYPMLDINGMKSAGDTFTMFYVLFYAVSIIENCGQMGLPIPTWLKKYIYKLSDEYNDDSQTNNKKGVNDSEK; this is translated from the coding sequence ATGCAAACAATGCACTTCTTACTTGCAATGGCTCCACCCCCGTATCATCAACAGTATTTTCAGCATTTTCAAGGAATGGAAGATAACTGGATAATATGGCTTTTCGTGTGGGTAATTATCATTGACATAATAACAGGGACGGCAAGGAGTTTAGTAACGCATCATACAACATCAACTAAAGGCACATCAGGCTTAATCAAGCATGGCATCCTATTAATAATAATCCTGACGCTTTATCCAATGCTTGATATTAATGGTATGAAAAGCGCCGGCGATACCTTTACGATGTTTTATGTATTATTCTATGCTGTTTCAATAATTGAGAATTGCGGACAAATGGGTCTACCTATCCCAACATGGTTGAAAAAATATATCTATAAACTATCGGATGAATATAACGACGATTCTCAAACTAATAATAAGAAAGGAGTAAATGATAGTGAAAAATAA
- a CDS encoding N-acetylmuramoyl-L-alanine amidase has product MIVKNKSFKKAKNLALATMAGAFLVGSASVASANTGWQKQNGTYTYYENNGKVERGRQYRQLPKANPGTSWYLTQDGKMLTGVQQWQGSYWFFNQDGTLHTKRDYVQSQWGDWYMIGDNGQVLSGVQQWMGSYYYFEPGTYLKANKQEYVKSQWGDWYMVGKDGRLMSGLVNWQGSKYYFDPSTYLKVTNTDVTVNGVTYHADQNGILSEVQNTGFTPSQINHTYDLADWQGSSQTAINDYIIMHDVGAESGAAANANYLRNNWESAYTQFVVGDGGQVFEVGEPGYVSWGALNANPYSPCQIELGRTYNRSQFIKDYTAYINVARYYAKQYGIPLNLDAGGAGTPGVKTHNWVTENIGGSHVDPYGYLASWGIGYNQFASDIANGVNQQQLNSVVYSQRQ; this is encoded by the coding sequence ATGATAGTGAAAAATAAATCATTCAAGAAAGCTAAGAACTTAGCACTAGCAACAATGGCTGGTGCTTTTTTAGTAGGTTCAGCAAGTGTTGCTTCTGCTAATACCGGTTGGCAAAAACAGAATGGCACTTATACTTACTATGAAAATAATGGAAAAGTTGAAAGGGGACGACAATACCGTCAACTTCCTAAGGCTAATCCTGGAACAAGCTGGTATTTAACCCAAGACGGGAAGATGTTGACTGGCGTTCAACAATGGCAAGGTTCTTATTGGTTCTTTAACCAAGACGGCACCCTCCACACTAAGCGTGATTATGTGCAATCCCAGTGGGGCGATTGGTACATGATTGGTGATAATGGTCAAGTGCTGTCCGGCGTCCAACAATGGATGGGGAGTTATTACTATTTTGAGCCAGGAACTTATTTGAAAGCTAATAAGCAAGAATATGTAAAATCTCAATGGGGCGACTGGTACATGGTTGGTAAAGATGGTCGTTTAATGAGTGGACTTGTTAACTGGCAAGGGAGCAAGTACTACTTCGACCCATCAACCTATCTCAAAGTAACAAATACCGACGTAACGGTTAATGGCGTTACCTACCATGCGGACCAGAATGGGATTCTTTCAGAAGTGCAAAACACTGGTTTTACTCCATCACAAATCAACCACACCTATGACTTAGCTGATTGGCAAGGTAGTAGCCAAACTGCAATCAACGATTACATCATCATGCACGATGTTGGCGCTGAGTCTGGTGCCGCTGCCAACGCTAACTATCTTCGTAACAATTGGGAATCAGCTTATACCCAATTCGTTGTCGGTGATGGTGGACAAGTCTTTGAAGTCGGTGAACCAGGTTATGTTTCTTGGGGTGCTTTGAACGCTAATCCATACAGTCCATGTCAAATTGAATTAGGGCGGACATACAACCGTAGCCAATTCATTAAGGACTACACGGCTTATATTAACGTGGCTCGTTACTACGCTAAGCAATACGGTATTCCGCTAAATCTTGATGCCGGTGGAGCAGGTACTCCAGGTGTTAAAACACATAACTGGGTAACTGAAAATATTGGCGGATCACATGTTGATCCATATGGTTACCTTGCAAGTTGGGGTATTGGTTACAATCAATTTGCTTCTGATATTGCCAATGGTGTTAACCAACAGCAACTCAATTCAGTTGTTTACTCACAACGTCAATAA